One part of the Streptomyces nigra genome encodes these proteins:
- the ligD gene encoding non-homologous end-joining DNA ligase, with protein sequence MGEAVELEAGGRTVRLSSPGKIFFPERGFTKLDLAQYYAAVGPGILRALRDRPTTLERYPDGVNGEWFYQKRAPKNMPDWIPTAHITFPSGRSADEMCPTEEAAVVWAAQYGTLTFHPWPVRRDDVDHPDELRIDLDPQPGTDYDDAVRAAHELRSVLDEFGGLRGWPKTSGGRGLHVFVPIEPRWTFTQVRRAAIAVGREMERRMPDRVTIKWWKEERGERIFIDYNQTARDRTIASAYSVRARPHAPVSAPLRWEEVGTAHPRDFDIATMPARFAELGDVHADMDDHRFSLDALLDLANKDERDHGLGDLPYPPEYPKMPGEPKRVQPSRARKAAPHEETPPEPTAP encoded by the coding sequence ATGGGCGAAGCGGTGGAGCTGGAGGCGGGCGGGCGGACCGTACGGCTGTCCAGCCCCGGCAAGATCTTCTTCCCGGAGCGCGGCTTCACCAAGCTGGACCTCGCCCAGTACTACGCCGCCGTCGGCCCCGGCATCCTGCGCGCCCTGCGCGACCGGCCCACCACCCTGGAGCGCTACCCCGACGGGGTGAACGGCGAGTGGTTCTACCAGAAGCGGGCCCCCAAGAACATGCCCGACTGGATCCCCACCGCCCACATCACGTTCCCCAGCGGGCGCAGCGCCGACGAGATGTGCCCCACCGAGGAGGCGGCCGTCGTCTGGGCCGCCCAGTACGGCACGCTCACCTTCCACCCCTGGCCGGTCCGCCGCGACGACGTCGACCACCCCGACGAACTGCGCATCGACCTCGACCCGCAGCCCGGCACCGACTACGACGACGCCGTGCGCGCCGCCCATGAACTGCGGTCCGTGCTCGACGAGTTCGGGGGCCTGCGGGGCTGGCCCAAGACGTCCGGCGGGCGCGGGCTGCATGTCTTCGTGCCGATCGAGCCGCGCTGGACCTTCACCCAGGTCCGGCGCGCCGCCATCGCGGTCGGCCGGGAGATGGAACGCCGGATGCCGGACCGGGTCACGATCAAGTGGTGGAAGGAGGAGCGCGGCGAGCGCATCTTCATCGACTACAACCAGACCGCCCGGGACCGCACCATCGCGTCCGCCTACTCCGTACGGGCCCGGCCGCACGCCCCCGTCTCGGCGCCGCTGCGCTGGGAGGAGGTGGGCACCGCCCACCCGCGTGACTTCGACATCGCCACCATGCCGGCCCGGTTCGCCGAACTCGGCGATGTGCATGCCGACATGGACGACCACCGCTTCTCGCTGGACGCGCTGCTGGACCTCGCGAACAAGGACGAGCGCGACCATGGCCTCGGCGATCTGCCGTACCCGCCCGAGTATCCGAAGATGCCGGGGGAACCCAAGCGGGTACAGCCGAGCCGGGCCAGGAAGGCGGCGCCCCACGAGGAGACGCCGCCGGAGCCTACAGCTCCTTGA
- a CDS encoding zinc-dependent alcohol dehydrogenase, translating to MRAVTWQGKRDVRVENVPDPRIEEPTDAVIRITSSGLCGSDLHLYEVLTPFMTPGDILGHEPMGIVEEVGAGVPDLQAGDRVVVPFQIACGDCWMCLTGLPTQCETTQVTGEGMGAALFGYTRLYGAVPGAQAEYLRVPQAQFGPIKIPEGPADDRFVYLSDVLPTAWQAVKYAGVPQGGSVAVLGLGPIGDMACRVARLLGAGQVFGVDLVPERLKRVRQRGVETYDLRSFDDEKELVTAIRDATNGRGPDAVIDAVGTEAHGSAAAKLAQSAAAIMPRKISGPFAERFSIDRLAAFHTAIDLVRRGGTISLSGVYGGMADPIPMLTMFDKQIQLRMGQANVRRWADEILPYLTDEDPLGVDDFATHRVPLSDAPHAYEMFQRKQDGAVKVLMKP from the coding sequence ATGAGGGCAGTGACCTGGCAGGGGAAGCGGGACGTCCGCGTGGAGAACGTGCCCGATCCCAGGATCGAGGAACCCACCGACGCGGTCATCCGCATCACGTCGTCCGGACTGTGCGGTTCCGACCTGCACCTGTACGAAGTCCTGACGCCGTTCATGACACCCGGCGACATCCTCGGTCATGAACCGATGGGCATCGTCGAGGAGGTCGGCGCCGGGGTGCCGGACCTCCAGGCGGGGGACCGGGTCGTGGTGCCTTTCCAGATCGCCTGCGGCGACTGCTGGATGTGCCTGACCGGCCTGCCGACCCAGTGCGAGACCACCCAGGTCACCGGGGAGGGCATGGGCGCCGCCCTGTTCGGCTACACCCGGCTGTACGGCGCGGTGCCGGGCGCCCAGGCCGAGTACCTGCGCGTCCCGCAGGCCCAGTTCGGCCCCATCAAGATCCCGGAGGGGCCCGCCGACGACCGGTTCGTCTACCTCTCCGACGTGCTGCCCACCGCCTGGCAGGCGGTCAAGTACGCGGGCGTCCCCCAGGGCGGCAGCGTCGCGGTCCTCGGCCTCGGCCCCATCGGCGACATGGCCTGCCGGGTCGCCCGGCTCCTGGGCGCCGGCCAGGTGTTCGGCGTCGACCTGGTGCCCGAGCGCCTGAAGCGGGTGCGGCAGCGGGGCGTCGAGACGTACGACCTGCGCAGCTTCGACGACGAGAAGGAACTCGTCACCGCCATCCGCGACGCCACGAACGGGCGCGGACCGGACGCCGTCATCGACGCGGTCGGCACCGAGGCACACGGCAGCGCCGCCGCCAAGCTGGCGCAGTCGGCCGCCGCGATCATGCCGCGCAAGATCAGCGGCCCGTTCGCCGAGCGCTTCAGCATCGACCGGCTGGCCGCCTTCCACACCGCGATCGACCTGGTGCGGCGCGGCGGCACCATCTCGCTGTCCGGCGTGTACGGAGGCATGGCCGACCCGATCCCGATGCTCACCATGTTCGACAAGCAGATCCAGCTGCGGATGGGCCAGGCCAACGTGCGCCGCTGGGCCGACGAGATCCTGCCGTACCTCACGGACGAGGACCCGCTCGGCGTCGACGACTTCGCCACGCACCGGGTACCGCTCAGCGACGCCCCGCACGCCTACGAGATGTTCCAGCGCAAGCAGGACGGCGCGGTGAAGGTGCTGATGAAGCCCTGA
- a CDS encoding ATP-dependent DNA ligase: protein MDLPVMPPVKPMLAKSVAKIPPGMQYEAKWDGFRAIVFRDGDEIELSSRTTKPLTRYFPELATALKERLPERCVVDGEIVIAREGRLDFDALTERIHPADSRVRTLAERTPASFVAFDLLALDDASLMRAPLTERREQLTSALSGVTAPVHVAPATTDIETARGWFEQYEGAGLDGVVAKPLTLRYLPDERAMYKIKHERTADVVVAGYRLHKSGPVVGSLLLGLYDDRGALQHVGVSAAFPMKRRAELIDELEPLRMDDVSGHPWAAWAEEAAHESARLPGAPSRWSGKKDLSWVPLRPERVAEVAYDHMENGARFRHTARFRRWRPDRTPSSCTYEQLEEPVRYDLAEIFAPPT from the coding sequence ATGGACCTGCCGGTGATGCCGCCCGTGAAGCCGATGCTCGCCAAGTCGGTGGCGAAGATCCCGCCGGGCATGCAGTACGAGGCGAAGTGGGACGGCTTCCGGGCGATCGTGTTCCGCGACGGGGACGAGATCGAGCTCAGCAGCCGTACCACCAAACCTCTGACCAGGTACTTCCCCGAGCTGGCGACAGCGCTGAAGGAGCGGCTGCCCGAGCGGTGCGTGGTGGACGGGGAGATCGTGATCGCCCGGGAGGGGCGGCTGGACTTCGACGCGCTCACCGAGCGCATCCACCCGGCGGACTCCCGGGTGCGCACGCTGGCAGAGCGGACCCCGGCGTCTTTCGTGGCGTTCGACCTGCTGGCACTGGACGACGCGTCCCTGATGCGGGCGCCCCTGACGGAGCGCAGGGAGCAGCTGACGTCGGCGCTGTCCGGGGTGACGGCACCCGTGCACGTGGCGCCGGCGACGACCGACATCGAGACGGCCCGGGGGTGGTTCGAGCAGTACGAGGGGGCCGGTCTCGACGGGGTCGTCGCCAAGCCGCTCACCCTGCGCTATCTGCCCGACGAACGCGCCATGTACAAGATCAAGCACGAGCGGACGGCGGACGTCGTCGTCGCCGGCTACCGCCTGCACAAGAGCGGCCCGGTCGTCGGCTCGCTGCTGCTCGGCCTGTACGACGACCGGGGCGCCCTGCAGCATGTGGGGGTGTCGGCGGCGTTCCCGATGAAGCGGCGGGCCGAGCTGATCGACGAGCTGGAGCCGCTGCGGATGGACGACGTCTCCGGGCACCCGTGGGCGGCCTGGGCCGAGGAGGCGGCCCATGAGTCGGCCCGGCTGCCGGGGGCGCCGAGCCGCTGGTCGGGCAAGAAGGACCTGTCCTGGGTGCCGCTGCGGCCGGAGCGGGTCGCCGAGGTGGCGTACGACCACATGGAGAACGGCGCCCGGTTCCGGCACACGGCCCGCTTCCGCCGCTGGCGCCCGGACCGCACCCCCTCCAGCTGCACGTACGAGCAGCTGGAGGAGCCGGTGCGCTACGACCTCGCGGAGATCTTCGCGCCGCCGACGTGA